The Panicum virgatum strain AP13 chromosome 3N, P.virgatum_v5, whole genome shotgun sequence genome includes the window AGGCTGAAATTGCTTAATAATTGACTAAATCTCAATGAATAGGATAAATTTATAGTATTTGTGAGAATCACTTAATTCTGCTATAGCTGGGTGTATGTCTATAACTCAGATATCAAAGTAACTAGGATGTTTTGGTACTCGCATATTAACTGTGCGTTTTCGTTCTCTTGTTTAGAGATCTATGCCATTTTCACTACGTAATTATACCATGAGGAACCTCAATCGTTGCAAAGATGATGCCCAAAGGGCTGCCTGCCGAAGTATAATGGAAGAGGTAAGTCTtactttttgttctttttttcttgCCTCAATTAGTTGCTAGGATTTTCATTCCAAAAAGTACACGCCTTGCTTTCAGTCATATGGATGACCATGGCCTATAAGGTCATGATAGTCGACGTCCTCTCCATCATCTTTTGGTAAAATTTAGTTAGCGAATCAGGGCTGTTTCACTTGTAAGAGTCAAATCACTCAACATTGCTTTCTCCCACACCCCTCTCGGATAGCACTTGAACATACTCTCGTGAGGTGGGACTGCAAAAAGGCTCTAAGTAAGAAACAAAAGTAGTCTTCCAACACCACCAAGAATGCTTGCATCCAATTGCGTATTTCTCACCACTGTTAACTTGAATACGCTTATATGCATCTAATGATCATCTGTCTCCTGTCATGCATGTGCCATACATGACCATGTCTTATCACTGAGAGACCACTACAGATGCAAACTCATGCATCTATAATCTATTATATCAAAACATGATCCTAACTAACACTAGCACCACATTCATGATCCATCACTTTCTCCATAGCCACGAGCTCTAGTCGTCTAGCCAACTAGCCACTACTGCATGCATCCTCATGATCCAAACCTCCACACATGAATGAAGGCAACTAGACAGCTAGCTAATCATATGCTGCATGCATAATACTTGTGTAAAAACTCAAACCGACTAATTAATTTTAGTTTCCAACATCCATGACTATGGATGCTGCCATTCTGAAGCAAATGACTGATTCCCAACTTCTACTAAGAGGCTCCTCAATTTGGCCCACCAATATGCTTGAGCTTCATTTTTTCAAACATCAAATTGGTTCTGATAAATTGACTGTAATCTCAGTTGTTTTTATTCCTTTCTTTTATTTCAGATCACAAGAAAAGCTATCGCTGATGGAACCCTTCTTACTAAGAATTGGGATACTGAACCACTACTCCCTTTGCCAGAAAgtgttgtgggcacaactgagGCAAGGTGTGCATACTTCTTATCAATGCCCTTTCTTGAAATCAAATAAATTTTCTGGACTGGCAATTTGGTGCTTGAAACCTTAAATGTATTGATTAATGCAATTTTAGTGAAAGTTGATTTTGAACTTTACTTGTGGCACAGCCAAAATGATTTTTCAGATGACACCTTCTCAACTGTATTGcattttgattaattttattATCTGGTTCCGACACCTTAAAAATTATTAACCTAAGAAAATTGAATAATATGTCTTTTTTCTTAATATAACTCAGTCATCAGATGACCTGAATATGAATTATGCACTTCTGCACTTTGGAATTCTAACCCTGAAACTGTAAAATGAACATGACTTAGTTATATTCCATAATGTTATCTGAGCTATTCAGTTATTTGTCATGATTTGTACTATTGTAATCGCCTCTATTTTCCTGAGGCGCTAGCTTGCTGTGTTCCATCTCCTAGCTTACCCAACTTGCTTGGAACTAAACTAAAAGGTttccttgttcttgttgttggtggtggtgtTGCGGCTGCTGTGTTTAACCTTTTTGTTTATTACTAATTGTAATTCAGTACAGTAAATCTGATGGAATAAGAGACACACTAAAAAGACTGTTACATGTTCCGGTAGGTTAGAGGCACATCAGTTCCTTAACTGCTGAAAGTTCTGCTTGTGTACTTAAGAATTTGGATCCATAATTTTGGTCCTGCGGTTAATCATCAAAACTGCCACCCATTTTACATCTGTTACTTGCCGCAGATTCATGTTGTTCTCTATATTTTCTGTGCTGTACAGAACTGGATAGTTTAATCCTCATTAGTTCTCATTTTGTTTCTTTGCAGCAgtgcaaaccattcaagtcttTTCTCATCAACACCTACCCCTAGGAAACGTGTGAAAAGTAGGTGGGAGCCTGCTGTGGACGAAAAAGTTACCAATAAGGTGGAACAAATAGCAAAAGGATTGGTCAACAGTAATATACACAATTCCTTCGAACCTAAAAATAGAATGGTAAGCATTAATCTGCTATTCTTGTAAATTTTATCTTTAAACTGCTAATGAACAGACGGAATGGTTATTTCTGATATCTcttaatatttttgtttttcactttcTTTTCCCTTTGTTTGTGGCTCATGTTGGGTTTGAACTCTAGGCCTGCCCCAGCTTGCTTGGGactaaaaggctttgttgttgttgtatcagGGTAGCAGTTGGGATCACGGGAAGTTTCTCCAATCTCACCAAGCACCTTTAAACAAAGTCAATCAGAGGCCTGCCAAGAAGCAAAAATTCACTAGTAATTCAAGTCAAATACAGAATGGAAATGCTTCAAGTGACAGTGATAAGGAGCAGGATCTAACCAAATATTATGCCAGTGCAACTGCACTAGCAAATTCACCGGAGGAAAAGAAACGCAGGGAGCATAGATCTAAGCGTTTTGAAAGGAGCCAGGATTCATCGTTAAAATCAAGAAACTCTTCTGCAAATAAAGATGCAATTGCTAATATGCATAGAAGAAGGGCAGTTTCTTCTCATCTTAGTAGAACTTACGAAGAAGGCACTAGAGCTGTGGAGGATATGGATTGGGATGCCCTGACAATCAAGGGAACATGTCAGGAAATTGAGAAAAATTATCTACGGCTTACATCGGCACCTGATCCATCCATAGTAATAACACTCACCAATTGTCTTCCTGATTGAAAAGTGTCACTGATGGTGACCCTTTAATTTCATTGCTGCTGCTTGATCTTTTCTACTCTTTGCCTTACTGCTCTGAACGTCCTTTTCAGGTAAGGCCAGAAGAAGTCCTGGAGAAGGCCCTTGCAATGGTTGAAACATCTCAAAAGAATTATTTTTACAAGTGTGATCAATTAAAATCTATTCGCCAAGATCTTACAGTTCAGAGAATCCAGAATGAACTAACCGTAAAGGTAGTTTGGAAATCTACATAGCATCCTTCAGTCCTCCTGTGCCTACTAGGTTATTATTGAGTAGAGAAATGAACCAATGAACATTGTCTATTTTACGTACTACTGTTAGTGACGACTTCGTATTATTTATACCAACTATACAGCTGACCATTAAGAAATACTCGTTAATCTTGTGCGCTGGGGCATCAGTTCAGCAATGAGCAATGATTTTATTACATTCATATTACTTATTTCAGGTCTACGAAACTCATGCCCGTTTAGCAATGCAAGCTGGCGATTTACCCGAATATAACCAGGTATGCCTGTTTTTCTACTTGATCCACTTCTTTAATATCAATTACCAAATGATTTTATGTATGTTCATTTTGCTAGTAATCTGTAACTTTATATTGTCTCTTAAATGATTTTATGTATCTTCATTTTGGTTTTCCCCCCCTCGAACACGATGTATGTTCATTTTGCTAGCAATCTGCAACTTCATTTGGTCTCTTACAGATGTATATATAGGAATGCAGGTTTCCTATTCTTGGTCAACACAAAACCCACACACCTGAACTAAAATGAACATCCTCCCAATTGCTATTAATTTTTCTCATGGACTGGAGGGAAAATGAACTAGAATAATGACCCAACTACCCATTGGGTTACCCACTTCCagcctgttcggctggtggGAATTGGCTGGGCTGATCAGCCCAGCCATCCAGTGGTCCACCAGCAGCCGAACGGGTGTGCGCCCAGTGCGAGTTCAGAAGCGAACTCTCTTTATGTGTACATGTTCTTCACAAACAGCCGTTCGGCGGTTGTGGTGTGTACGTGACTGGGCTGATCGAACCAGCCAGCCCAGCCAATTCCTACCAACCGAACAGGGCCTTCATTGTTAGGTTGAGAATAGATTTTGCACAGGTTGGGTTTTACTTTTCCATTGGTAGATTCACTTATTAGCAATCCCAAGGCTTTGTCAACTGGTTTGTCTTGTCTCTGATCTTCGTCAGGCAGATCACTTTCACTGGTACTGGTAGATTCAGTAAAGCTGATTGGCCTTAAAACTTGTTGCTTACAAAATTTATATCTGCAATCGTAATGCAAAATACAACCCAGAAATCGACACTAGCGCTTCATGACTTTCGTGGTTCTAACTATTTCTGCATCAACTCTTACAGTGCCAGTCGCAACTGAAGAGGTTATACGCAGAAGGAATCAAGGGTTGCTATTCTGAATTTTCTGCTTACAATTTGCTCTGTGTCATGCTGCACTCTAATAATAAACGAGACTTGCTGTCATCAATGGCGAGGTATTATGTTGTAAATACTAGCATATTGAATCCCAATGTTAATTCTAAAGTGGGTCATAATTGGTATTTTCATTGTTTCAGCTTATCAAAAGAAGCCAAACAAGATGCAGCTGTTAAGCATGCCCTTGCAGTTCATGCTGCCGTTTTATCTGGCAATTATGTCCTATTTTTTAAACTATACAAGAGGGCACCCAATTTGAACTCGTGCCTCATGGGTAAAGTGCAGTCTAGTATCTTTCGTATCACTTAAAATGTACTGTTGTTCATAGAAGAGGTTTCTGATGTGGTAACATTCTTTCTAACAGATCTGTATGTGGAGCGGATGCGCTTTGAAGCCATGAAATGCATGTCTAGATCATATCGCCCAACTGTGCCTGTGGGGTATGTTGCGCAGATTTTGGGATTCTTGAGAACAGATAGTGAAGGTTGTATGGCTGATGGGGATGATGGCTTAGAAGAATGCGAGAAATGGTTGAAAGCGCATGGAACAGTTCTTTCAGTAGATAACAGTGGAGAATTGCAGATAGATATGAAGGTATTATTCCTGTGTAATGAATTTTTTGTGCTAATTAAGTATAACTAAATCCCATCCATCCAACTGTCATAAGGACGATGGGACTATGGGAGGGGTGAAACTGAAACTCCAACTGGACGGTTTTGTGAAGAATCTGTCAGTGCACAAGAATTATCTAACAGTAGTAGTCGAGCGTTTTGTTGAAAATATGCTATAACCTATCCTCAGCCATTGACTCGAGTCATCTTCTATGTCTTAACATGTTTTGTGTATGTGTGTTTCTGCACAGGCTTCTTCTGCCACACTTTACATGCCGGAGCCAGAGAATGCTGTTGCACATGGTGATGCATCACTTGCCGTTGACGACTTTTTGGCACGGACATCGTAAAAGGTGTAGTAGTGACAGACCGGCAGTGAGTAATTATTGGTGCTGAGCTGCGGAGGTAATGCACTTCTTCCGTATAAAAATATGCAACGGGAGCATCAAATGGAGCAGCTCAAGCATGCTTATAGAGGGCAAGAGTCTGAACAAGGATGTGCTCATCTGGTTCTGGGCTTTCGGCACTTGTTATAATCGATCCTTCATCCAGAGCTTAGTTGCGAGGGCGAACCCTGAACTCTGAAGCAGGGGTGACCCGACACGAACACGAGCCGCCAACATGGAGCTGCAAGTTTATGTGCGGATGTGGCGTATCACAATTCACATAGGTTTGCATATGCCAATTAGAAGGCCTTAGGTGTAGGAAATATTGAGAAACATGACCAAGCATATACAGAAATACATGCGTGTTTTTTTTGGGGGTAGGGGGGGGGGTGCACCTGGGGCTGCCCCCATTGTCCGTGGAAGAGTGTAAAACTACCTTTTCTTGCGCATAACGTTGTTTTCCTATAGAAATATAACTTGCGTCATTCGAACCAACCGAGTACTGATAGCTGATGAATTCTTCTGGCTGATGAAATGATATCACTGAAATTGGTATACCTGAAATGATGTGATAGCTAATGAATTCTTCTGGCTGCCTACCGAATGAGGAAACGCGGCCAATGCAGGCAGATTGGGAGGGAGCCAGCCGGCCGCTGGGAACGTGCGTACAGCCGTGCACTCGTTGCGCCGCCGTGTGGGCGATCCAGCGTTCGTTGAGCACGCGGGGCGCCGGAGTTCAGAGGCAGGCGCTGTCCCAGGCGGTGCGGCAGGCAGGTAGGCTGGCTCGGGGGCTCGGGGCCAGGCAGGTGCTCGTGGGCTggcgcgtcgccgtcgtcgtcgcagaGTTGAGTGCTCCGCAAGCTTGAACAAAGACTGTGCTACTTCCTGTGGCCTGGTGCCTAGTCCCACCGCAACCAGCCGGTAACACGGtttccaaaccaaaaattttgaTCGTCAAATTAACAATTTGAacagatgtcgggaggatttttcggacactaattaaaaactaatttcagaactcacttggaaaccgcgagacgaatctgttgagacctttgaccgcatcattagcacatgtgggttattGTAGCagttatggctaatcatgcactaattaggctcaaaagattcatctcgccgtgtacatccaaactgtgcaattaattttgttgtttaattatatttagtactccatacacgtGTCCAAAAAGAAAGACACAAAgttcgaggtgaaaatttttgggaactaaacgcgccctagaCTAGACATGGAATAATTAGGTGATGTGTTAGCTGTGGATCAAGGCGCAGCTCACGACAATTATGCTACTAGGCTACTGCCGACGTTACGCCCCTGTTCGGCTGGGATAAAAAACGCTGGTCTGGCTGGGCTGGATGCGTCACCCACGTTTTGGCTGGTGCTGGAGAGCCGAACGGCTGGGCT containing:
- the LOC120665221 gene encoding SAC3 family protein A-like isoform X2 — protein: MASHGAGADAGSDAPHAEVVSMGQTNPSPYPPLSSSQQPWSSDSGSVSVSWNNQVDKSSQDTVYYDPQRDVSVAGGNQNVGSNAPHAAQSSMGMTDASHSHASYSSSVQHSYNPVEYANYYYSYPQAANDSSVHQGAHQHPGAAYQPLTSFQNSGSYIDPTSNTYYNAGGHQTVPGYGSSSYYYQNNTWDSGSSGNNYAQSYQNYSSSDTNALQSSTSMPANSVPYQQQYNQWPYYYNQSVPSASSNPVAGNSTTDNVAVNTPAGYSYPSSQPPPPGTTSWKINSVASVAPPMQAPGVSGPQNQYANQAEDHHANQAPGVQWSQNHYAYQAQAYPQKTMNSNHAPLSNPEDPQRTVDPIGRSSNTLSNHVSENFQPNLQGSVTTNTSSESKIQIPTNPRIAPGFSMVIPKSEKKNLGPDVSKKPAYVSVSMPTNDAKATHVGPDARSMPFSLRNYTMRNLNRCKDDAQRAACRSIMEEITRKAIADGTLLTKNWDTEPLLPLPESVVGTTEASANHSSLFSSTPTPRKRVKSRWEPAVDEKVTNKVEQIAKGLVNSNIHNSFEPKNRMGSSWDHGKFLQSHQAPLNKVNQRPAKKQKFTSNSSQIQNGNASSDSDKEQDLTKYYASATALANSPEEKKRREHRSKRFERSQDSSLKSRNSSANKDAIANMHRRRAVSSHLSRTYEEGTRAVEDMDWDALTIKGTCQEIEKNYLRLTSAPDPSIVRPEEVLEKALAMVETSQKNYFYKCDQLKSIRQDLTVQRIQNELTVKVYETHARLAMQAGDLPEYNQCQSQLKRLYAEGIKGCYSEFSAYNLLCVMLHSNNKRDLLSSMASLSKEAKQDAAVKHALAVHAAVLSGNYVLFFKLYKRAPNLNSCLMDLYVERMRFEAMKCMSRSYRPTVPVGYVAQILGFLRTDSEGCMADGDDGLEECEKWLKAHGTVLSVDNSGELQIDMKASSATLYMPEPENAVAHGDASLAVDDFLARTS
- the LOC120665221 gene encoding SAC3 family protein A-like isoform X1, with product MASHGAGADAGSDAPHAEVVSMGQTNPSPYPPLSSSQQPWSSDSGSVSVSWNNQVDKSSQDTVYYDPQRDVSVAGGNQNVGSNAPHAAQSSMGMTDASHSHASYSSSVQHSYNPVEYANYYYSYPQAANDSSVHQGAHQHPGAAYQPLTSFQNSGSYIDPTSNTYYNAGGHQTVPGYGSSSYYYQNNTWDSGSSGNNYAQSYQNYSSSDTNALQSSTSMPANSVPYQQQYNQWPYYYNQSVPSASSNPVAGNSTTDNVAVNTPAGYSYPSSQPPPPGTTSWKINSVASVAPPMQAPGVSGPQNQYANQAEDHHANQAPGVQWSQNHYAYQAQAYPQKTMNSNHAPLSNPEDPQRTVDPIGRSSNTLSNHVSENFQPNLQGSVTTNTSSESKIQIPTNPRIAPGFSMVIPKSEKKNLGPDVSKKPAYVSVSMPTNDAKATHVGPDARSMPFSLRNYTMRNLNRCKDDAQRAACRSIMEEITRKAIADGTLLTKNWDTEPLLPLPESVVGTTEASSANHSSLFSSTPTPRKRVKSRWEPAVDEKVTNKVEQIAKGLVNSNIHNSFEPKNRMGSSWDHGKFLQSHQAPLNKVNQRPAKKQKFTSNSSQIQNGNASSDSDKEQDLTKYYASATALANSPEEKKRREHRSKRFERSQDSSLKSRNSSANKDAIANMHRRRAVSSHLSRTYEEGTRAVEDMDWDALTIKGTCQEIEKNYLRLTSAPDPSIVRPEEVLEKALAMVETSQKNYFYKCDQLKSIRQDLTVQRIQNELTVKVYETHARLAMQAGDLPEYNQCQSQLKRLYAEGIKGCYSEFSAYNLLCVMLHSNNKRDLLSSMASLSKEAKQDAAVKHALAVHAAVLSGNYVLFFKLYKRAPNLNSCLMDLYVERMRFEAMKCMSRSYRPTVPVGYVAQILGFLRTDSEGCMADGDDGLEECEKWLKAHGTVLSVDNSGELQIDMKASSATLYMPEPENAVAHGDASLAVDDFLARTS
- the LOC120665221 gene encoding SAC3 family protein A-like isoform X3 translates to MPTIIIAIHKLQMILLSTKEHTNIQTVPGYGSSSYYYQNNTWDSGSSGNNYAQSYQNYSSSDTNALQSSTSMPANSVPYQQQYNQWPYYYNQSVPSASSNPVAGNSTTDNVAVNTPAGYSYPSSQPPPPGTTSWKINSVASVAPPMQAPGVSGPQNQYANQAEDHHANQAPGVQWSQNHYAYQAQAYPQKTMNSNHAPLSNPEDPQRTVDPIGRSSNTLSNHVSENFQPNLQGSVTTNTSSESKIQIPTNPRIAPGFSMVIPKSEKKNLGPDVSKKPAYVSVSMPTNDAKATHVGPDARSMPFSLRNYTMRNLNRCKDDAQRAACRSIMEEITRKAIADGTLLTKNWDTEPLLPLPESVVGTTEASSANHSSLFSSTPTPRKRVKSRWEPAVDEKVTNKVEQIAKGLVNSNIHNSFEPKNRMGSSWDHGKFLQSHQAPLNKVNQRPAKKQKFTSNSSQIQNGNASSDSDKEQDLTKYYASATALANSPEEKKRREHRSKRFERSQDSSLKSRNSSANKDAIANMHRRRAVSSHLSRTYEEGTRAVEDMDWDALTIKGTCQEIEKNYLRLTSAPDPSIVRPEEVLEKALAMVETSQKNYFYKCDQLKSIRQDLTVQRIQNELTVKVYETHARLAMQAGDLPEYNQCQSQLKRLYAEGIKGCYSEFSAYNLLCVMLHSNNKRDLLSSMASLSKEAKQDAAVKHALAVHAAVLSGNYVLFFKLYKRAPNLNSCLMDLYVERMRFEAMKCMSRSYRPTVPVGYVAQILGFLRTDSEGCMADGDDGLEECEKWLKAHGTVLSVDNSGELQIDMKASSATLYMPEPENAVAHGDASLAVDDFLARTS